The window TATCCTCGCGCGTGAAAAAGCGGGTAAAGATGACCGCATTATTGCACTCTGTGGCACGGGAGTTGGTATGGATATCGCGCTCAACCGTGCGCCACATATCCGCTGCGGCCTGCCGCGTTCGCTTGAACATGTGCGAGAGATGCGCACCGATGATGACGTGAATGCGCTCGCACTCGGCGCTGACAGTATGACCCAAGAAGAAGCCTTCGCGTATATTCAGGCATTTTTAGACACGCCATTCTCTGGCGATGCGCGCCATGTGCGACGTATTGCGAAACTGTCATGACGATTATCCCAGCTATTCTCGCGCACAATCCTGAAGAGTTTCAGCAATTGTGGGAAAAAGTTGCGGGCCACACTCAGCGCATACACATTGATATCGCGGACGGCACCTTCGTGCCAACTCGCACGGTTGCAGGTATTCAGGAGATCGCATGCATTCCTGACGACGTATTCCTCGACGTGCATCTTATGGTTTCTTCGGTGAGCGACGCGCTCGCCACGTGGCTCGCGACGCGTGCCGACCGTATCATCATGCACGCGGAGTCAACAGATATGTCGTCGGCACTTATCGCGCGCGTGGTAGAATCAGGGAAGCGGGCATGGATTGCGTTGAACCCAGATACAGATCCCGCCGCGCACAGCGAACTGTTTCTGCGTGCGCAGGGTGTGCAATTCATGACCGTGCAGCCAGGTGCATATGGCGCGCCATTTCTCCCACAGGTGATTGAGCGTATGGCTGTATTTCATGAAGAGCATACACATGTGCCACTCATGGTTGATGGGGGTATCACTCCAGAAACTGCGCGTATGGTAGAGCGCGTAGGATGCGAAGAAGCCGTGTGCGGTAGTTATATTATGCGTAGCGCGGATCCGCTGAAAGCACTTTCAGATTTTTCTTAAACCATGCAGTACGACATCATTGTATTCGGTTCAGCAACTCAAGATACATTCTTAAAACTTCGCTCGCCGCTTATTGTCCAGAACGATACATTTCCCGAAAAGCGAGGGCTCGCATTTGGTCTTGGCTCAAAAATTGAGGTTCCCGAAATCATCTTGGCATCAGGAGGTGGCGGCACGAACGCTGCGGTAACGTTCGCGCGTCAGGGCCTTAATACTGCATTCATTGGGGTTGTGGGGCAAGATGCAAATGGCCGTGACATTCTCGATGTACTTCGCAAGGAAGGGGTAGACCCCAAGTATGTACTGACCCACGATGATGGCATGACTGCCTATTCTGTGGTGTTGGTGAATGAAGACGGGGAGCGCACCATTCTTTCGTATAAAGGCGAAGGGCAGCATTTCACAACGGTTGGAGTGCCGTATGATCGTCTCCAGTCTTCATGGGCTTTTGTTAGTAGCTTAGGGGGTAGTTGGGAAGTTCTCGAAACAACGGTTCATTGGGCGCGCGATAACAAGATTCAACTTGCCATTAATCCGGGCGGGAAAGAACTCGCCCATGGTTTGGAAAAACTGAAACCGTTACTCAGACACTTCTCCGTTGTTATTATGAACCAAGAAGAGGCCGCTGATTTTCTAGGCATTCCGTACCAAAACGAAAAAGAGATTTTTGAAACGATGGACCGCCTCATCGATGGCATTTTTGTACTTACCAAAGGACCAAACGGTGTTTCCGTCTCTGATGGGAAAAAAGTATACACCGCAGGCGTACCTGCTTCGCCGGTAGTGGAGCGCACGGGCGCGGGTGACGCGTTTAGCTCTGGGTTTGTGTGTGAATATGCGCGCTCGGGAGATATCGCAAAGGCGATCCAATTTGGTACGGCAAATGCTTCTGCCGTAGTTACCGAGTTTGGCGCAAAGAAAGGCATTCTCACAAAAGGGAATTGGGGGCCGTGGCCGCTCGTCCCTGTGAAAGTTTCAAGTCTATAAAAAGAAAACGCCCCTCGTGATATCCCGGATTACACGAGGGGCGAACAGCGGTACGCTGTGAAAGGAGGCCTGATGCGCGTGCTTTGCGCACCAGCGGGACCATGCAGAGACGTTCGAGAGAGGGGGCTCTCTCGACTCCTTCTTTGCCGACCTTCGGATGGCTGCATGGCGTGTGCACCTTTGCCTGATGTTTTACTATGCACACGAATCGGCCCCTTAGGAGTCAAAGGGGGCTGTTCCCACGAAGATTGCTGAAATCTGCGTGGGTGGGCGAAGGGGGATGAAAAAGTGCTAATGACAGTATACCGTTTTTCGCGGAACTGTCAATTTTTATGTTTGGAAGTAAAAAAAGAGGGGCTCCGATGTGCCGGAAGCCCCTTTCTGCAAATCCACCCGTGGTCCGTCCCTCATCTGTGAGGGCGGTGCCTGCCGTGCCAGGGCGACGGTGGATGGCGGTTTTTCTCTCCATGCTCGCAGGGGCATTTCTAAACCCTTTGAGCGGACATGTTACGCGTGTGCCTTTTCGGTCGTGGCCGGCCCATCGAGTGGGCGCCTGCCGAGTGGGGCGAACAACGCGTAGCGGCGTTTTTGGTTTGCGGGCGGCCAATGTGGCCGACCCGCCCCCTCCTTTTTACGGAACTAGAAGTATAATAACACACTCATCCTCCATTTGTCAATAACCCTCAAATACCCACATTTTTTACTTGTGTTTTGGGCTGATTTCGCCAGAATGGGCCTATGGCTGAATCTCATACACGACTTGCGCGTTTGTTGCGCACGACACCGGAAATAATCGAAAAGGCGGACGCAGAGTTGAGCGCGGCAACGGGAAAGACGGGCGCAATTGACGCGGTGCTTGCTCAGAACCAAACGCTGGTGGACCGCATTCTTGCAGAGCATGGGTTATCGCGTACCGATTCAGCGGAGACCGTCTACGGTGCGCTGATCAAGCGTCTCGCGCAACTCGACGCTCAACTGTATGAGCTTCTGGATAAGCCCAACCTGGCGGAAATGTCTTTGGTGTGTGGCAAGCTCTGTGAGGTTGCATTAAAAGTGTATACGCCCCCGCGCGGCATGTTTATTAAGCGTGAGCGGGTGGTGTCTCTGTTGGAGAAATATAAGCCGGAGAATCTCGTACAGCACTTTGGCTATAGCGACATTGCTACCCTTATTGAAAAAGAAGGATTCGCATCTGTGGTAAGCGCGCTCCGCTTCACGCAGGATACTGGCTGGATGCATGCGTTTTTTGATCTCGCATACAGTGAACTTACCCCAGACGACTTTGAAGAGCGTGAGGTGGAGATTAAGATTCTCGATCCGAAGTGGCTTGGTGTTGCGGATAAATTCTTGGAAAAGAAGTATCACAACGTGAGTCATCTGAAAGAATACGGTGTGATTTTCGTGATTCCGCTGAAGATCGATACGCAGGGTGAGACATTGCGCCTCTTTACCCTCCTCATGCACTATTTGCACGAAGTGCCGTTCTATACTGAACGTTTCCGTGCCTACATGAAAGATGCGGACTTCGTGAAGAAGCTACAGTCATTGCTCCGTGGTGATGTGCCTGAGGGTCCGCTTCCCGCGCCAAGCGAGGGCAAAAAGGCAGTGTGGCGCGTGATCCAGCGCTATCTGGCAAAGGATTCTGACAAAGACCCACGTTTGGGCGAGCCGCACGTGAATCCTGAAGCGGAACACTGGTATAAAGTGGGAGAAGATCTCGGACAGGTAGGGCGCGCATTGAGTAAGGAGGCATTTGATCTCGGGTATTGGACCGGCCTTGATGCCGTGGGAGATTTTTTCAAAGATTCTGCAGGCAATGAAACATTTGTCAGCTTTAATCTGATCGATCTCGTCATGTCTTCCGTTACGAAAGGCATAACGCGCTACACGTATCACCACCAAGAGGCGCTGTGGAACCGGTTCTTTAGTGAATATGTTGGGCGAGATAGAATGAATGAGCTTTTCACCGAGAATATTATTAAAGGTTCGGTAGAGGTGTAGCTATGCATTTGAATGATTACATGCGAGAGGCACGCGAACGCGGCCAAGCTATTGGTCACTTTAACTTTGCCACAGCCGATGTGCTGCGGGCTATCGCGGTGGGGGCGCAGAAAGCGGGCGCTTCGTGTGTCATGGTGGGTACCTCCGAAAAAGAAGCAGACTTTCTGGGCATGGCGCAAGCGGTGGCGCTTGTGCGAGCACTTGAGCAAGAACTCTCGTTCCCCATCTTTTTGAATGCTGATCACTTTAAGAGCGCGGAACGGTGCTTTGCTGCTATTGATGCGGGCTATGACTCGGTGATTATTGATACGTCGCGCCTTTCATATGA of the Candidatus Paceibacterota bacterium genome contains:
- a CDS encoding RpiB/LacA/LacB family sugar-phosphate isomerase, with product MLYLIADHRGFLLKDAIAAWLHKQGIAFEDLGAHALDKDDDYPDFAILAREKAGKDDRIIALCGTGVGMDIALNRAPHIRCGLPRSLEHVREMRTDDDVNALALGADSMTQEEAFAYIQAFLDTPFSGDARHVRRIAKLS
- a CDS encoding carbohydrate kinase family protein; its protein translation is MQYDIIVFGSATQDTFLKLRSPLIVQNDTFPEKRGLAFGLGSKIEVPEIILASGGGGTNAAVTFARQGLNTAFIGVVGQDANGRDILDVLRKEGVDPKYVLTHDDGMTAYSVVLVNEDGERTILSYKGEGQHFTTVGVPYDRLQSSWAFVSSLGGSWEVLETTVHWARDNKIQLAINPGGKELAHGLEKLKPLLRHFSVVIMNQEEAADFLGIPYQNEKEIFETMDRLIDGIFVLTKGPNGVSVSDGKKVYTAGVPASPVVERTGAGDAFSSGFVCEYARSGDIAKAIQFGTANASAVVTEFGAKKGILTKGNWGPWPLVPVKVSSL